One genomic window of Arthrobacter sp. KBS0703 includes the following:
- a CDS encoding TIGR03085 family metal-binding protein, with the protein MHFVDPSREVLAETLLAAGPDSPTLCRGWKTKDLAAHLYLRERKAAVGLGLVIKSLSKASDKATAKLAAKIQTADEYTELVNTFRAGPPVLSPMKIKALDESSNLIEYFVHTEDVRRAVDRWAPRALDEEYSDALWDELVKRAAILYRGVDLGIVLVCPSGPRHVAKRAPVSVAIVGEPGELLMHAHGRTRHALVTFEGQPDAVALLQSAEVGL; encoded by the coding sequence ATGCATTTCGTCGATCCGTCCCGAGAAGTCCTGGCCGAAACCCTGTTGGCGGCCGGTCCTGACTCCCCCACGCTCTGCAGGGGCTGGAAGACCAAGGACCTGGCAGCTCACCTGTACCTCCGCGAGCGTAAGGCGGCCGTCGGGCTGGGGCTGGTCATCAAGAGCCTGTCCAAGGCGTCCGATAAAGCCACGGCAAAGCTCGCCGCGAAGATCCAGACCGCCGACGAATACACGGAGCTGGTGAACACCTTCCGGGCCGGTCCGCCCGTCCTGTCGCCGATGAAAATCAAGGCGCTGGATGAGAGCTCCAACCTCATCGAATACTTCGTCCACACCGAGGACGTCCGGCGCGCCGTCGACCGCTGGGCGCCGCGGGCCCTCGACGAAGAATACTCGGATGCGCTGTGGGATGAACTGGTCAAGCGCGCCGCCATCCTGTATCGGGGCGTTGACCTCGGCATCGTCCTGGTGTGTCCCTCGGGCCCGCGCCATGTCGCCAAACGGGCGCCCGTGTCGGTTGCCATCGTGGGCGAGCCCGGCGAACTGCTCATGCACGCCCACGGCCGCACGCGCCATGCGCTGGTCACCTTCGAAGGCCAGCCGGACGCCGTCGCGCTTCTTCAGTCCGCCGAAGTGGGCCTTTAA
- the hisF gene encoding imidazole glycerol phosphate synthase subunit HisF produces the protein MAVAVRVIPCLDVDAGRVVKGINFEGLRDAGDPVELAHRYDNAGADELTFLDVTASSGNRETTFDVVRRTAEEVFIPLTVGGGVRGVAEVDKLLRFGADKASINTAAVARPDVIDEITRHFGSQVLVLSVDARRTRPGAQPTPSGFEVTTHGGRQGTGIDAVAWAKEAADRGVGEILLNSIDADGTKDGFDLELIRLVRAAVKVPIIASGGAGEPAHFAPAVQAGADAVLAASIFHWGPDDMMSRVKAAIREAGFEVR, from the coding sequence GCATCAACTTCGAAGGGCTCCGCGACGCCGGAGACCCCGTGGAGCTCGCGCACCGTTACGACAACGCCGGCGCGGATGAGCTGACCTTCCTGGACGTGACCGCGTCGTCGGGCAACCGGGAAACCACGTTCGACGTCGTCCGGCGCACGGCCGAGGAAGTATTCATTCCGCTGACCGTCGGCGGCGGCGTGCGCGGCGTGGCCGAGGTGGACAAGCTGCTCCGCTTCGGCGCAGACAAAGCCTCCATCAACACTGCAGCAGTGGCCCGGCCGGACGTCATCGACGAGATCACGCGCCACTTCGGCTCCCAGGTGCTGGTGCTGTCCGTGGACGCCCGCCGCACCCGCCCCGGGGCCCAGCCCACGCCGTCGGGCTTTGAGGTCACCACCCACGGCGGCCGCCAGGGCACCGGCATCGACGCCGTCGCCTGGGCTAAGGAAGCCGCCGACCGCGGCGTCGGGGAAATCCTGCTCAACTCGATCGACGCCGACGGCACCAAGGACGGGTTCGACCTCGAGCTCATCCGGCTGGTCCGGGCCGCGGTCAAGGTTCCGATCATCGCCTCCGGCGGTGCCGGTGAGCCTGCGCACTTCGCGCCCGCCGTGCAGGCCGGCGCCGATGCCGTGCTCGCCGCGTCCATCTTCCACTGGGGCCCGGATGACATGATGTCGCGGGTCAAGGCCGCAATCCGCGAGGCTGGGTTCGAGGTCCGCTAG